From a region of the Sesamum indicum cultivar Zhongzhi No. 13 linkage group LG3, S_indicum_v1.0, whole genome shotgun sequence genome:
- the LOC105159237 gene encoding deoxyuridine 5'-triphosphate nucleotidohydrolase — protein sequence MAGMLGAILRNPIFRATFPPFNTHFALITSTLCQFPRNPSRRICARALIMAQAAENPNHAPEIEEPSPKIQKIHQNGVSENKTHESAPFLRVKKLSEKAVLPSRASPLSAGYDLSSAAETKVPARGKALIPTDLSIAVPEGTYARIAPRSGLAWKHSIDVGAGVIDADYRGPVGVILFNHSDVDFEVKAGDRIAQLIIQKIVTPEVSEVDDLDSTVRGSGGFGSTGV from the exons ATGGCGGGAATGCTTGGCGCCATTCTCCGCAATCCCATATTCCGGGCAACTTTCCCCCCATTTAATACCCACTTCGCTCTGATCACCTCCACCCTTTGTCAATTCCCTCGAAACCCATCTCGCAGAATCTGTGCTCGTGCCCTGATTATGGCTCAAGCTGCGGAAAACCCGAATCACGCCCCTGAAATTGAAGAACCCTCGCCGAAAATCCAAAAGATCCACCAAAACGGCGTTTCTGAAAATAAAACCCATGAAAGCGCTCCGTTTTTACGGGTCAAAAAGCTCTCTGAGAAAGCTGTTCTGCCTTCAAGGGCTTCCCCGCTTTCTGCTGGCTACGACCTCTCCAG TGCGGCTGAGACTAAAGTTCCCGCTAGAGGCAAAGCGCTAATACCCACAGATCTCAGCATTGCTGTTCCAGAAGGAACCTATGCTcgtattg CTCCACGATCCGGGTTGGCGTGGAAGCACTCGATTGATGTGGGCGCAGGGGTGATTGACGCCGATTACAGGGGACCAGTTGGAGTGATTCTGTTCAACCACTCGGATGTGGATTTTGAAGTGAAAGCTGGGGATAGGATTGCGCAGTTGATTATCCAGAAAATTGTGACGCCTGAGGTCTCTGAGGTCGATGATCTTGATTCAACTGTTAGGGGCTCTGGCGGGTTCGGGTCAACTGGGGTTTGA